In Ahaetulla prasina isolate Xishuangbanna chromosome 6, ASM2864084v1, whole genome shotgun sequence, a single window of DNA contains:
- the SRPRB gene encoding signal recognition particle receptor subunit beta isoform X2 has protein sequence MNGVKVTPQREGFPPPQDAPLPAQDVAQVRFLISVAVAVFVVLVLVLWKVFQARKSSRTAVLLAGLCDSGKTLLFVRLLTGNFRNTQTSITDGSALYRTKNDKNRNVTLIDLPGHESLRLQFLDRFKAAARAIVFVVDSVAFQREMKDVAEFLYQLLTDNTILKNAPPLLIVCNKQDVTMAKSSKLIQQQLERELNTLRVTLSAAPSTMDSSSSGSVIQLGKKGKEFDFSQLPMKVEFIECSARGNKGEEGSADINDLEKWLAKIA, from the exons ATGAATGGTGTGAAAGTGACGCCCCAGCGCGAGgggtttccccctccccaagatGCGCCCCTGCCGGCCCAGGACGTGGCGCAGGTCCGGTTCCTGATCTCGGTGGCGGTGGCCGTGTTCGTCGTCTTGGTTCTGG TACTTTGGAAAGTTTTCCAAGCAAGAAAGAGCAGTCGGACAGCAGTGCTTCTGGCTGGTCTGTGTGACTCAGGAAAAACTCTTCTGTTTGTTAGG CTCTTAACAGGAAATTTCCGAAATACTCAGACTTCCATAACCGATGGTTCTGCCTTGTACAGAACAAAAAATGACAAG AATAGGAATGTGACTTTAATTGACCTTCCTGGCCATGAGAGCTTGAGGCTTCAGTTCCTGGATAGGTTCAAGGCTGCAGCTAG GGCAATTGTGTTTGTTGTGGATAGTGTCGCTTTCCAACGGGAGATGAAAGACGTGGCAGAATTTCTGTACCAGCTCCTGACTGACAACACAATTCTGAAAAATGCACCTCCCCTCTTAATAGTCTGCAACAAACAAG ATGTTACAATGGCAAAATCTTCTAAGCTCATACAGCAGCAACTGGAAAGAGAACT taataCCTTACGAGTGACCCTTTCTGCTGCCCCAAGTACCATGGATAGTTCAAGCTCAGGATCTGTCATTCAGCttgggaagaagggaaaggagttTGACTTCTCTCAGCTGCCCATGAAAGTTGAATTTATTGAATGTAGTGCCAGAGGAAACAAGGGAGAGGAGGGTAGTGCTGACATTAATGACTTGGAAAAATGGCTAGCAAAAATTGCCTGA